One Lysinibacillus sp. OF-1 DNA segment encodes these proteins:
- a CDS encoding YhcN/YlaJ family sporulation lipoprotein yields the protein MRLLGMTLPLLVVLSLLNGCAEKEKFIVYGSPQNESEVEALIKEEDYVERSTVIQYDDSMLVAVQIKPWEKWKKTKLEKKLQKKFDEKYPNKDVFVSADYKIFYEANKIKKDQIEDNKLSDKITKLKELAKEQT from the coding sequence TTGAGGCTACTAGGAATGACATTACCTCTCTTAGTCGTTTTATCGCTGTTAAATGGTTGTGCTGAAAAAGAAAAATTTATTGTCTATGGGTCGCCACAAAATGAAAGTGAAGTCGAAGCCCTTATAAAAGAAGAAGACTATGTTGAACGATCAACGGTTATCCAATATGACGATAGTATGCTTGTTGCAGTACAAATCAAACCATGGGAAAAGTGGAAAAAGACTAAGCTAGAGAAAAAATTGCAAAAGAAATTTGATGAGAAATATCCAAACAAAGATGTATTTGTCTCAGCTGATTATAAAATTTTTTATGAAGCCAATAAAATAAAAAAGGATCAGATTGAAGATAATAAATTGAGCGATAAAATTACAAAACTAAAAGAGCTTGCAAAGGAGCAGACATAA
- a CDS encoding CotY/CotZ family spore coat protein, which yields MGCGKPTNPIGPIHSAGCVCDVVRAILDIQNQAVRDECSPCTANCFLEPLGGIVSPARSQADTRVFMLITKDGTPFKAFFNSPTADPCICTSVFFRVEDMFDECCATLRVLEPLCTFDSSESTVDLLSRDGCCVNMKKICKVDDWNSTDSCITVDLSCFCAVQCIADVDLGICD from the coding sequence ATGGGTTGTGGTAAGCCAACAAATCCTATTGGACCAATCCATTCAGCAGGCTGCGTTTGTGACGTAGTTCGCGCTATTTTAGATATTCAAAATCAAGCGGTGCGAGATGAGTGTTCTCCATGTACAGCGAACTGTTTCTTAGAACCACTAGGCGGAATTGTTAGTCCTGCACGCTCTCAAGCAGATACACGTGTATTCATGTTAATTACAAAAGATGGTACTCCTTTCAAAGCATTCTTTAACTCTCCAACAGCAGATCCTTGTATTTGTACATCCGTATTCTTCCGTGTAGAAGATATGTTTGATGAGTGCTGTGCAACTTTACGTGTTTTAGAGCCATTATGTACATTTGACTCTAGTGAAAGTACAGTAGACTTATTAAGTCGTGACGGCTGTTGCGTAAACATGAAGAAAATCTGTAAAGTAGATGACTGGAACTCAACAGATAGCTGTATTACTGTAGATTTATCTTGTTTCTGCGCTGTACAATGTATCGCTGATGTTGACTTAGGGATTTGTGATTAA